Proteins from one Clostridiales bacterium genomic window:
- a CDS encoding energy-coupling factor transporter ATPase, with the protein MQNNKEGLPVSNTIHIKGLSFRYKDQKNRNAIDNINLDIDKGQFVVIMGPSGAGKSTLANCLNGLIPHFMRGKYEGEVLVDGKSVKNTPVSRMAKDIGLVFQDFESQLFSTNTSLEIAFGPENFKIEREEIGRRIKKVLKTVELEGLENRQPSTLSGGQKQRLAIGSVLASNPGIICMDEPTTDLDPIGKIGVFNIAKELHKDKDFTLIIIEHETEEALNSDRILIMYDGKIIRDGRPSDVLRDVKLTDSIGIMSLQIPKYFKTVSTLKDEELPLTPSEGYKKFKELKLQIDDKKYESLIEEDKKKESGYGDVIIEVKDLEHMYDNGNYALNGVDLKIRDGEFLAILGHNGSGKTTLVKHFNGLLTPTKGHVLVNGKDTKDSSIYEIGKIVGYAFQNPDHQIFADTVYEEVAFSPKIRGYSKDEIDSRVREALKAVYMEGYENEDPFSLTKGERQRIAVASILSARPKVIILDEPTTGLDFKEQKQMMELIKELNKQGHTIIMITHTMWVVAEYAHKVAVVKDGKIIMYGNTREIFGREDELESSFLKPPHIVSLSNMLGKTMLSVDEMIKCTKEAF; encoded by the coding sequence ATGCAGAATAATAAAGAAGGGCTGCCCGTATCCAACACAATTCATATAAAAGGTCTTTCTTTCAGATACAAGGATCAAAAAAACAGAAATGCCATAGATAATATAAATCTCGATATAGATAAAGGACAGTTTGTAGTCATCATGGGCCCGAGCGGTGCAGGAAAATCAACCCTTGCAAACTGTTTGAACGGCCTTATACCCCATTTTATGAGGGGAAAGTACGAAGGAGAAGTATTGGTAGACGGAAAAAGCGTAAAGAATACGCCGGTGAGCAGGATGGCAAAGGATATTGGCCTTGTATTCCAAGACTTTGAGTCGCAGCTGTTCTCTACAAATACCAGCCTTGAAATTGCATTCGGACCTGAAAACTTCAAGATTGAAAGAGAAGAGATCGGACGGCGTATCAAAAAAGTATTAAAGACGGTGGAGCTTGAAGGGCTTGAAAACCGCCAGCCTTCCACTCTGTCGGGAGGCCAGAAGCAGCGCCTTGCCATAGGTTCCGTGCTCGCTTCAAACCCCGGCATCATATGCATGGACGAACCCACGACGGATCTGGACCCAATAGGCAAGATAGGTGTGTTCAATATCGCAAAAGAGCTTCACAAGGATAAGGATTTTACCCTGATCATCATAGAGCATGAAACAGAAGAAGCTTTAAATTCCGATAGGATACTCATAATGTATGACGGAAAAATTATAAGAGACGGAAGGCCTTCCGATGTGCTAAGGGATGTAAAATTGACCGACAGCATAGGAATTATGTCCCTCCAGATTCCAAAATATTTCAAAACTGTTTCCACCCTTAAAGATGAGGAGCTTCCTCTCACGCCATCTGAAGGATATAAAAAATTTAAAGAGCTGAAACTGCAAATAGATGATAAAAAATATGAAAGCCTTATAGAAGAAGATAAGAAAAAAGAATCAGGATACGGCGATGTGATAATTGAAGTTAAAGATCTGGAACATATGTATGATAACGGCAATTATGCTTTGAACGGAGTCGATTTAAAAATCAGGGACGGAGAATTCTTAGCCATACTCGGGCATAACGGAAGCGGTAAGACAACACTTGTAAAACATTTCAACGGCCTTTTGACGCCTACAAAGGGACATGTTCTTGTAAACGGAAAAGATACAAAGGATTCCTCAATATATGAAATCGGTAAAATAGTCGGGTACGCCTTTCAAAACCCCGATCACCAGATTTTTGCAGATACCGTATATGAAGAAGTCGCATTCAGCCCCAAGATTAGGGGATACTCAAAAGACGAAATAGACAGCAGGGTAAGGGAAGCATTGAAAGCCGTATATATGGAAGGATATGAAAATGAAGACCCATTTTCACTCACAAAGGGTGAAAGGCAGAGAATAGCCGTTGCATCGATACTTTCCGCAAGGCCAAAGGTAATCATACTCGATGAACCCACTACAGGCCTTGACTTTAAAGAACAAAAACAGATGATGGAACTTATAAAAGAGCTGAATAAACAGGGACATACCATAATAATGATTACACATACGATGTGGGTTGTAGCTGAATATGCCCATAAAGTAGCTGTGGTAAAAGACGGAAAAATAATAATGTACGGAAACACCCGTGAAATATTCGGGAGGGAAGATGAACTTGAAAGCTCATTTTTAAAACCTCCGCATATTGTAAGCTTAAGCAATATGCTTGGCAAAACCATGCTTTCCGTCGATGAAATGATAAAATGCACGAAGGAGGCCTTCTGA